A window of the Emys orbicularis isolate rEmyOrb1 chromosome 1, rEmyOrb1.hap1, whole genome shotgun sequence genome harbors these coding sequences:
- the LOC135883860 gene encoding galanin receptor 2a-like — translation MAVADLLTLTLMPFVLASALQNTWVLGDIFCKIFQFGLAFSWAASIYSLCAVSITRARIIMRPYRAPEKTTMIVMLIVVWTLSFIISLSLRIHATMETRLATNMTFCLPALYPEHYKIVLSQFILYYLIPVLVIAFNYIRLALFLHKSPMMSLVSSRNTRRASVMIFCTTAAFSACWLPVYILELCIYLRVYHHGYAWDTFYFICNILQYLHPCINPVLYVLLSKRYRNSKTKRILCCQKIKVKPQAHSLTEPS, via the coding sequence ATGGCTGTGGCAGACCTGCTTACACTTACCCTGATGCCCTTCGTTCTTGCTTCTGCTCTCCAGAACACCTGGGTTTTGGGAGATATATTCTGCAAGATTTTCCAGTTTGGACTGGCTTTCTCCTGGGCTGCTAGCATCTATTCCTTGTGTGCTGTCTCCATCACTAGGGCTCGAATCATCATGAGACCTTACAGAGCTCCAGAGAAGACTACCATGATTGTGATGCTGATTGTGGTTTGGACATTGAGTTTTATCATCAGCTTATCACTGCGCATCCATGCCACAATGGAAACAAGGCTTGCGACAAACATGACGTTTTGCCTACCAGCTCTCTACCCGGAGCACTATAAGATTGTCCTTAGCCAGTTTATTCTATATTATTTGATCCCAGTCTTGGTGATTGCATTCAACTACATCCGACTTGCTCTTTTCCTGCACAAGAGTCCGATGATGTCTTTGGTGAGTTCTAGAAATACCCGAAGAGCCTCAGTAATGATTTTTTGTACAACTGCTGCCTTCTCGGCATGTTGGCTTCCAGTGTATATTTTGGAGTTATGCATCTACTTGAGAGTCTACCACCATGGCTACGCTTGGGACACTTTCTATTTCATCTGTAATATTCTTCAGTATCTTCACCCATGCATCAACCCAGTGCTGTATGTGTTACTGTCCAAACGCTATAGGAATAGCAAGACCAAAAGGATCCTGTGTTGCCAAAAAATTAAAGTGAAGCCTCAGGCCCACAGCTTAACAGAACCCTCCTAA